One window of Verrucomicrobiota bacterium genomic DNA carries:
- a CDS encoding cold-shock protein — MASGKVKWFDNKKGFGFIAQDTGEDVFVHHTAILGDGFKTLNEGEVVNFEIIESTKGLKAQNVQRQRS; from the coding sequence ATGGCCAGCGGCAAAGTCAAATGGTTTGACAACAAAAAGGGATTCGGCTTCATCGCGCAAGACACCGGTGAAGACGTATTCGTTCACCACACGGCCATCCTTGGCGATGGCTTCAAAACTTTGAACGAAGGGGAAGTTGTCAATTTCGAGATCATTGAAAGCACGAAAGGGCTCAAAGCCCAAAACGTCCAGCGGCAGCGGTCCTGA
- a CDS encoding response regulator, with protein MTKPLAICLSENLLLVNQLVNRLQEMGYRVEVTHEGKNLVPLAIRERPFLVLMDLGYRTTDVCQLIASVRQDAQTSHIPILAFGPQRDGELQTAAHKAGANLVAVESGLLQQLPELLNQVLEIE; from the coding sequence ATGACCAAGCCGCTGGCGATCTGTCTCAGTGAGAATTTGTTGTTAGTCAATCAGTTAGTCAACCGTCTCCAGGAAATGGGATACCGTGTAGAAGTGACCCATGAAGGAAAGAACTTGGTGCCACTCGCAATCCGGGAAAGGCCTTTTCTGGTGCTTATGGACCTGGGGTATCGAACTACCGATGTCTGCCAACTTATTGCCTCCGTCAGGCAGGACGCGCAAACCTCGCACATCCCTATCCTCGCTTTTGGACCTCAGCGGGATGGAGAATTGCAGACTGCCGCCCATAAGGCCGGCGCAAACTTGGTGGCGGTCGAGAGCGGATTGCTCCAGCAACTCCCCGAACTTTTGAATCAAGTTCTGGAGATCGAGTGA
- a CDS encoding heme-dependent peroxidase codes for MTIPAVKLTKGIHVMHLFYNVDRVRWSQLASGQSKEVLSRLEALCAKNSAASHPRVTAYTNVGGKADLVFFLLAAELGEVGQLHRDLENCFPPGTLQRVYSFLSVTELPEYVTTEEDQRNLLIHHEKLSPESEAFNKRLSELRRKQAEYEHYRLYPEMPDWEVMGFYPMSKRRTGSDNWYRLDFAARKQLMAGHARVGRKHAGKVTQLITGATGLDDWEWGVTLMAHQTDALKEIVYEMRFDEVSARFAEFGPFYVNLRLAPAALWEHLHLSVGEK; via the coding sequence ATGACAATTCCAGCCGTCAAACTGACCAAAGGCATTCATGTAATGCACCTGTTCTACAATGTGGACCGAGTCCGTTGGAGCCAGTTGGCTTCGGGCCAGTCGAAGGAGGTTCTTTCCCGCCTGGAAGCGCTTTGCGCAAAGAATTCCGCAGCATCGCACCCGCGTGTCACCGCTTACACCAACGTCGGAGGCAAGGCGGATCTGGTCTTCTTTCTGCTCGCCGCCGAACTTGGGGAGGTCGGCCAATTACACCGGGATCTGGAGAACTGCTTTCCACCGGGGACCCTGCAACGAGTCTATAGTTTTCTCAGCGTCACGGAACTTCCGGAGTACGTCACAACCGAAGAAGATCAGCGGAACCTCCTGATTCATCACGAGAAACTCTCCCCGGAGAGCGAAGCCTTCAACAAGAGGCTATCGGAGTTGCGTCGAAAGCAGGCGGAATACGAGCATTACAGGCTGTACCCGGAAATGCCCGATTGGGAAGTCATGGGCTTCTATCCCATGAGCAAGCGCCGCACGGGTTCCGACAATTGGTATCGACTCGATTTCGCCGCGCGGAAACAGCTCATGGCCGGCCATGCCCGGGTCGGACGCAAACACGCGGGCAAGGTGACGCAACTCATCACAGGAGCGACAGGCCTGGATGATTGGGAGTGGGGCGTCACGCTGATGGCGCACCAAACCGATGCGCTGAAGGAAATCGTTTATGAAATGCGGTTCGACGAAGTGAGCGCGCGGTTTGCCGAGTTCGGCCCATTCTATGTGAATCTGCGGCTGGCGCCCGCCGCGCTCTGGGAACATCTGCACCTCTCGGTCGGGGAAAAGTAA